One region of Phragmites australis chromosome 18, lpPhrAust1.1, whole genome shotgun sequence genomic DNA includes:
- the LOC133898959 gene encoding uncharacterized protein LOC133898959 has translation MDGPGNGEASSGARAVDVEEETLPGVLRSFVDGVSSPGAGGDEPLLRRMRAASCEAAPRLREASRNSARDLLEWTRRGSGLRAILVISAGTITLIALTGLLIFMFFLLVATANAIIVSVLMSLAAAGGFLAIFFACLVAVYIGALSIATFAVSATVISAIVGVMIATGWVGFFWMILFAARKSIDLTKHSVGMTSLAIQSYSTSRHVNQKPVD, from the exons ATGGACGGGCCCGGCAACGGCGAGGCCTCCTCCGGCGCCCGCGCGGTGGACGTCGAGGAGGAAACGCTCCCCGGGGTGCTCCGCAGCTTCGTCGACGGCGTCTCGTCCCCGGGAGCCGGCGGGGACGAGCCGCTGCTGCGGCGGATGCGGGCGGCGTCCTGCGAGGCAGCGCCCCGGCTGCGCGAGGCGTCCAGGAACTCGGCGCGGGACCTGCTCGAGTGGACAAGGCGGGGAAGCGGCCTCCGCGCCATCCTCGTCATCTCA GCTGGGACAATCACTCTTATAGCATTGACTGGCCTTCTgatcttcatgttcttcctgCTGGTTGCGACTGCTAATGCCATCATTGTTTCAGTCCTGATGTCATTGGCAGCTGCCGGAGGATTCTTGGCTATCTTCTTTGCTTGCTTAGTTGCAGTGTATATCGGGGCACTATCAATTGCTACTTTCGCTGTGTCCGCCACAGTTATCTCTGCAATTGTTGGAGTAATGATTGCTACTG GTTGGGTTGGGTTCTTCTGGATGATCTTGTTCGCTGCAAGGAAAAGCATAGACCTGACAAAGCACTCCGTCGGCATGACAAGCTTGGCGATCCAATCGTATTCCACTTCCCGGCACGTGAACCAGAAGCCTGTAGACTGA